The Schizosaccharomyces pombe strain 972h- genome assembly, chromosome: I genome contains a region encoding:
- the mrp2 gene encoding mitochondrial 37S ribosomal protein uS14m — MRALGHLKHKAFRDLLCRRLFAEHEVERQSNLYIYRNPELPLRVRLEAKKRIEALPTNAHPTKIKNRCIETGRGRGVFRAFGLARFPFRLKALANKLPGVRKASW; from the exons atgaggGCTTTGGGCCACCTGAAGCATAAAGCATTTCGTGATTTATTATGTAGGAGACTTTTTGCTGAACACGAAGTTGAACGTCAAAGCAATCTCTATATATATAGAAATCCTGAGCTACCTCTTCGGGTGCGTTTAGAAGCCAAAAAGCGGATTGAGGCTTTACCGACTAATGCACATCctacaaaaataaaaaatcgcTGTATTGAGACAGGTAGAGGCCGAGGTGTATTTCGTGCGTTTGGACTTGCAAGG TTTCCTTTTCGACTTAAAGCACTAGCTAATAAATTACCCGGAGTTCG CAAGGCATCATGGTAA
- the apl6 gene encoding AP-3 adaptor complex subunit Apl6: MSNLSFFQTLSGLAENAKQIAKSSSLSFEENELSHSDLLRLLNSNSDAGKLEAINFILAQMMHGENMSLYFPDVVKLVASENPEIRRLVHIYLLQYAEFNPDLALLSVNTVQKTLYDKNPLTRSTAIRVMSSIRVPAINGIVLLAIQQCITDTADRVRQSAALAITKCYSLDPSYKSQLEEHIKTLLSDNSPIVVPAALFTFEVVCPEKLEIIHPYYHRICTLFPQMNDWDKVVALKTLVRYARLTLPEPSTPSTHSDLKELLESIKSCFFSLLPSTIIAGARAFYYLAPSNQMHLIVEPLLQLLLEKPIVRTTTLRYISQIVYKTPELFKNHIKSFFLIASDSDDTCLLKINILSRLLDAQNSSQILPELLYYINSHPNPSVASTAVKALGDFASANISMAPSCLNTLLLLLKSHNSLIVTEAASSLRLLIHNDPKEIYLQYLAATYETLEVPRAKSVTLWLISEHILIIPRLVPDVLRIAVKTFADETLEVKYQILELSVRLYVLSHSEEKQNDLESRDDVVSLLFNYVLSLIHFDMSYDLRDRARFYKELASTPSSEFTRRIVLESKGNSQKEIIASRDYCIGTASLCLNEDVMGYEPIPNWADVSDLPPDSVREGIKDVLPINPHTGNIYSNNSPGVKALSSDNFKRDFGDTNAINRPKFVGQQTLEEFYASETSESSEGEYETSTSESEDEETDDTSQEEDNEKNSTPDEDTENNNTSSISTKSIMDRPLTEPEPNYWQS; encoded by the exons ATGTCTAATCTATCGTTCTTTCAGACTTTAAGCGGGCTTGCGGAAAATGCAAAGCAGATAGCAAAAAGCTCGAGTCTTTCTTTCGAAGAAAATGAGCTTTCCCACTCCGATTTATTACGCCTCTTGAACTCCAACTCTGATGCTGGCAAATTAGAGGCGATTAACTTCATTTTAGCTCAAATGATGCACGGCGAAAATATGTCGTTATACTTCCCAGATGTTGTGAAGTTAGTTGCTTCAGAAAATCCGGAAATACGACGCCTGGTccatatttatttactccAGTATGCTGAGTTCAATCCAGATCTTGCTTTGCTGTCTGTTAATACTGTTCAAAAAACACTGTATGATAAAAACCCGTTAACTAGATCTACCGCAATTAGAGTTATGAGCAGTATCAGGGTGCCTGCCATTAATGGAATCGTTCTTTTAGCAATTCAGCAATGCATTACTGATACAGCTGATCGCGTTCGCCAAAGTGCGGCATTGGCAATTACAAAGTGCTATTCTCTTGACCCTTCATATAAATCGCAATTGGAAGAGCACATCAAAACGCTTTTATCTGATAATAGTCCTATTGTAGTCCCAGCTGcattatttacttttgaagTCGTTTGTCCTGAgaaattagaaattattCATCCATATTATCATAGGATATGTACTCTTTTCCCGCAAATGAATGACTGGGACAAAGTAGTGGCTTTGAAAACATTGGTTAGATATGCCAGACTTACATTACCCGAGCCTTCAACTCCTTCAACACATTCAGATTTAAAGGAACTACTTGAGTCAATAAAGTCTTGCTTTTTCTCTCTTCTTCCGAGTACTATTATAGCAGGTGCTCGTGCTTTTTACTATCTAGCTCCTTCAAATCAAATGCACTTAATCGTTGAACCATTGTTGCAGCTTTTGCTCGAAAAGCCAATTGTTAGGACGACAACTTTACGATATATTTCTCAAATTGTATATAAAACACCG gaattatttaaaaaccaTATAAAGAGTTTCTTTCTAATTGCTTCTGACAGTGACGATACGTgccttttaaaaatcaacataTTGTCGCGTTTATTGGATGCTCAAAATTCATCGCAAATCCTTCCCGAATTATTGTATTACATTAACAGTCATCCGAATCCTTCTGTTGCATCAACGGCGGTAAAGGCATTGGGTGATTTTGCTAGTGCTAACATTTCTATGGCCCCCTCTTGTCTTAACACTTTATTGCTGTTACTTAAATCACATAATAGCCTTATCGTGACAGAAGCTGCCTCTTCACTTCGGCTTCTCATTCATAATGATCCTAAAGAAATATATCTGCAGTATTTAGCTGCAACGTATGAAACTTTGGAAGTACCGCGGGCCAAATCCGTTACACTATGGCTTATTTCGGAGCATATACTAATCATACCGCGACTAGTCCCTGATGTGCTACGCATTGCTGTTAAAACTTTTGCTGATGAGACATTAGAAGTGAAGTATCAAATTCTCGAATTATCGGTAAGACTATATGTTTTGTCTCATTCTGAAGAGAAGCAAAACGATTTAGAGTCAAGAGATGATGTCGTGTCActactttttaattatgtTTTATCTTTGATACACTTTGACATGAGTTACGATTTACGAGATAGAGCTAGGTTTTACAAAGAACTAGCTAGTACACCGAGTTCTGAATTTACTAGGCGCATCGTATTGGAAAGCAAGGGGAATagtcaaaaagaaattattgcTTCTCGGGACTACTGCATTGGTACCGCTAGTTTATGTTTGAATGAAGACGTGATGGGATATGAGCCAATCCCTAACTGGGCTGATGTCTCTGATTTACCGCCTGATTCTGTCCGAGAAGGTATCAAGGATGTTTTGCCAATAAACCCTCATACGGgaaatatttattcaaacaATTCACCGGGTGTGAAAGCATTATCTTCTGATAACTTTAAACGTGATTTTGGAGATACTAACGCAATTAACCGTCCAAAATTTGTTGGCCAGCAAACGCTTGAAGAATTTTATGCTAGTGAAACTTCTGAAAGTTCTGAAGGAGAATATGAAACATCAACCAGTGAAagtgaagatgaagaaacGGATGATACTTCTCAAGAGGAAGAcaacgaaaaaaatagtacACCTGATGAAGATACAGAGAACAACAATACCAGTTCTATATCTACTAAAAGTATAATGGATAGGCCGCTCACAGAACCTGAACCTAACTATTGGCAATCATAA
- the npr2 gene encoding Npr2/3 complex subunit Npr2 produces MEYSEEGWMDQADSFPPRLLAIFFALFDPLQGPIVACEAPAGSVTNVDGGKNCLLPFETISDYVIPKRELCNKTITVCTNHYQVIGHPISIIGSNYERNALIFNMCMIFHEEEDSACYIPLVKRLARNLEVLEKQIHYISDLNKRPVIFSVIEQILEDMNNFCECMIQLDDQNSINIKLFPVFPSPPTVKSFHVPILTAQLDLLMDKNWDMTVQKVYPFINGINSVQRIAELANVSYRSCQKCMEHFLYYGCLIIADIFQFHNIYAMTTNAPNLLQDPDFQRECTAYVSTNSSNAKNVTFATIFKLYCSLRQGLRVKDWMNENKEIFKGLDVRRLISFGTIKGLIYRVHKYPYLERRTMRNNLTEEEKKLLGLLDGKHHFDELCVTLKKSPKVVNEMIAGLGDACFIYV; encoded by the exons ATGGAGTATTCTGAAGAGGGATGGATGGATCAAGCTGACAGCTTTCCGCCTCGTTTATTGgcaatattttttgcattatttGATCCCTTACAAGGCCCTATAGTAGCTTGTGAAGCTCCTGCTGGATCGGTAACAAATGTTGATGGTGGAAAGAACTGTCTTTTACCATTCGAAACTATTTCTGACTATGTGATTCCGAAACGCGAACTTTGCAACAAAACAATTACTGTTTGTACTAATCATTATCAAGTCATTGGACATCCAATATCAATTATAGGTAGCAATTATGAGAGAAATGCTTTGATTTTCAACATGTGTATGATTTTtcatgaagaagaagattcaGCATGTTATATACCACTAGTAAAGCGACTAGCGAGAAATTTAGAGGTCttagaaaagcaaattcaTTATATATCTGATTTGAACAAAAGACCTGTAATTTTCAGCGTAATTGAGCAAATTTTGGAGGACATGAACAACTTTTGTGAGTGTATGATACAGCTAG ACGACCAAAATTCTATTAATATCAAGCTTTTTCCCGTTTTTCCTTCTCCTCCTACTGTTAAAAGTTTTCATGTACCAATTTTAACGGCTCAGTTGGATTTACTCATGGACAAAAATTGGGATATGACTGTTCAAAAG GTTTATCCTTTTATTAATGGCATAAACTCAGTTCAAAGGATTGCTGAATTAGCTAATGTTAGCTATAGAAGTTGTCAAAAATGCATGGAACACTTTCTATATTACGGTTGTCTAATTATAGCtgatatttttcaattccaTAATATTTATGCTATGACTACTAATGCTCCTAACCTTTTACAAGACCCAGATTTTCAAAGAGAATGTACGGCATATGTATCAACTAACAGCTCTAATGCGAAAAACGTTACTTTTGCTACTATTTTCAAACTGTATTGTAGTTTAAGGCAAGGACTTCGTGTTAAGGATTGGATGAACGagaacaaagaaattttcaaagGTTTAGACGTTCGAAGGCTAATCTCGTTCGGTACTATAAAAGGGCTAATATATCGTGTGCATAAATACCCATACTTAGAACGAAGGACTATGAGGAATAACTTAACcgaagaagagaaaaaactGCTTGGTTTGCTGGATGGAAAGCACcattttgatgaattgtGTGTCACATTGAAAAAGTCTCCAAAGGTTGTTAATGAAATGATTGCTGGATTGGGTGATGcctgttttatttatgtatga
- the swd1 gene encoding Set1C complex subunit Swd1, translating into MNLELLDPFSIPDYPEALTTTLKHGHATSIRFSTNGYHLASGLVNGSVVIWDLSTFSVSRVLTGHTRAIQSVCWSSCDRFLLTASRDWKCILWDLRDGSIVYQVVLSAPVWSASLHPHKINTFVASLLDESPQLIIVDDGIPKHKYLPTNPDIDENYSDRRNRSKHVTLVSFFHPSGEYILSGTSKGWFHVIDASTTKIRSSHRITSQSIKQIRLSFCKRFLIFNSTDRVIRTVSIQDLDNPEVEHKFQDVVNRLQWNSCGFSQTGEFVFATTYQMAHAIYVWERGMGSLVKILEGPKEELVDVDWHPVFPCVASVGLDSGSIYIWAVEQKESWSAFAPDFQELEENIEYEEPEDEFDIHDETGKSEEEEYFTSVVKILPHDSSAEQPFVMPPTLSSS; encoded by the coding sequence ATGAACTTGGAATTACTTGATCCATTCTCTATTCCGGATTATCCTGAAGCATTAACAACTACTTTGAAGCATGGCCACGCTACCAGTATTAGATTTAGTACAAACGGGTATCATCTTGCCTCCGGTCTTGTCAACGGCTCTGTGGTTATATGGGATTTATCAACTTTCTCTGTATCAAGAGTATTGACAGGCCATACACGAGCTATACAATCAGTTTGTTGGTCCAGCTGTGACAGGTTTCTACTGACTGCCTCTAGAGATTGGAAATGCATTTTATGGGATTTGAGAGATGGATCCATTGTTTATCAAGTTGTGTTGTCAGCTCCAGTTTGGTCAGCTAGCCTGCACCCTCATAAAATCAATACATTTGTTGCATCACTCCTCGACGAGTCTCCTCAATTAATTATTGTTGATGATGGTATACCAAAACACAAATACCTTCCAACAAACCCAGATATAGACGAGAATTATTCAGACAGGAGAAATAGATCTAAGCATGTTACacttgtttctttttttcatccttCTGGAGAATACATATTATCAGGTACCTCAAAGGGTTGGTTTCATGTTATTGATGCATCTACTACTAAAATCAGGTCTTCCCATCGGATCACCTCACAAAGTATAAAGCAAATTCGACTTAGCTTTTGCAAGAGGTTTTTGATATTCAATTCTACAGATCGCGTTATCCGTACAGTCAGTATTCAAGACCTTGACAATCCTGAAGTTGAGCATAAATTTCAAGATGTAGTCAATCGATTGCAATGGAATTCATGCGGATTCAGTCAAACTGGTGAGTTTGTTTTTGCTACTACTTATCAAATGGCTCATGCGATATACGTATGGGAGAGAGGCATGGGAtctttagtaaaaatactGGAAGGTCCGAAAGAAGAGCTAGTCGACGTAGACTGGCACCCAGTATTTCCTTGTGTAGCTTCCGTTGGTTTAGATTCTGGAAGTATTTATATATGGGCGGTcgaacaaaaagaaagttggAGTGCGTTTGCTCCAGATTTTCAAGAACtagaagaaaatattgaatATGAGGAACCTGAAGACGAATTTGATATTCACGATGAGACAGGAAAgtctgaagaagaagagtaCTTTACTTCAGTTGTAAAAATACTTCCGCATGATAGCTCAGCTGAGCAACCATTTGTTATGCCACCTACACTTAGTTCCTCTTGA